A stretch of Aspergillus nidulans FGSC A4 chromosome VI DNA encodes these proteins:
- a CDS encoding putative MFS transporter (transcript_id=CADANIAT00009841), translated as MATTSVADEKAMSGHQENLKPVDDPTQFAHRGQAATDQYGHALFEFDKKAESRLRWKMDFYLLPTVALLYLFCFIDRANIGNARLAGFDTDLGLKGNDYNKVLSIFYVSYILFEIPCNLCCKWMGPGYFLPLSTLCFGAASVATAFVDNIQEASGVRFVLGIFEAGMLPGIAYYLSRWYRRSELAFRLALYIVMAPLAGAFGGLLASAILTLDHFGSLHTWRMIFAIEGIVTCALGLIAFLTLTDRPETARWLSQEEKDLAIARLKSERVATTEVLDKIDTKKLLRGIFSPVTLSTSFIFLLNNITVQGLAFFAPTIVRTIYPDASVVSQQLHTVPPYVVGAFFTLLFPFLSWRFDKRMPFFIAGPPLMMIGYIMFLASSDAMTRYGATFLIASGAFAFGALCNAHVSNNVISDTARSAAIGTNVMFGNIGGLVSTWSFLQFDGPDYHIGNGLNLATSSMCLILSALLWMWMKWDNKKRDDTDVDAALDGLTQKQVQDLDWRNPAFKWRP; from the exons ATGGCAACCACCTCGGTGGCTGACGAGAAAGCCATGTCGGGCCATCAAGAGAACCTGAAGCCGGTCGACGACCCTACACAATTTGCCCACCGTGGTCAAGCTGCCACGGATCAGTACGGCCATGCGCTCTTCGAATTCGATAAGAAGGCCGAGTCGAGGCTGCGCTGGAAGATGGATTTCTATCTCCTCCCTACTGTCGCGCTCCTCTATCTATTCTGCTTCATTGATCGTGCAAACATCG GAAACGCCCGCCTCGCAGGATTCGATACAGACCTGGGTCTCAAGGGAAATGACTATAACAAGGTCCTATCGATATTCTACGTCTCCTACATTCTCTTCGAGATTCCATGCAACCTTTGCTGCAAGTGGATGGGGCCGGGCTATTTCCTTCCCCTGAGCACGCTCTGCTTTGGAGCCGCCAGCGTGGCCACAGC CTTCGTTGACAACATCCAAGAGGCCTCTGGAGTCCGATTTGTGCTGGGAATTTTCGAAGCAGGCATGCTCCCGGGTATCGCGTACTATCTCAGTCGATGGTACCGGCGCAGCGAGCTGGCTTTCCGTCTTGCTCTATATATCGTCATGGCACCGCTGGCCGGAGCTTTTGGCGGCCTTCTCGCGTCTGCGATCCTGACGCTGGATCATTTCGGCAGCCTGCACACGTGGAGGATGATCTTCGCAATCGAGGGAATCGTAACTTGCGCGCTCGGCCTGATTGCCTTCCTCACATTGACCGATCGGCCCGAGACTGCGCGCTGGCTCAgccaagaagagaaggatctGGCAATTGCACGACTCAAGTCCGAACGTGTTGCTACTACTGAG GTCCTCGACAAGATCGACACCAAGAAACTGCTCCGCGGCATCTTCAGCCCCGTGACGTTGTCCACAtcgttcatcttcctcctcaacaacatcaCCGTCCAGGgtctcgccttcttcgccccCACAATCGTGCGGACGATCTACCCGGACGCCAGCGTGGTCAGCCAGCAGCTGCACACCGTGCCCCCTTACGTTGTCGGCGCCTTCTTtaccctcctcttccccttcctcagCTGGCGCTTCGACAAACGCATGCCTTTCTTCATCGCTGGCCCACCCCTTATGATGATCGGCTATATCATGTTCCTCGCCAGCTCCGACGCGATGACGCGCTATGGCGCAACCTTCTTGATCGCCAGCGGAGCGTTCGCGTTCGGCGCCCTCTGCAACGCGCACGTCAGTAACAACGTCATCTCAGATACGGCGCGGTCTGCCGCCATCGGGACGAACGTCATGTTCGGCAACATTGGTGGGTTGGTTTCGACCTGGTCATTTTTGCAGTTCGATGGGCCGGACTACCATATCGGAAATGGCCTGAATCTGGCCACGTCGAGCATGTGCTTGATCCTGAGCGCGCTGCTCTGGATGTGGATGAAGTGGGATAACAAGAAGCGCGATGATACCGATGTCGATGCGGCGTTGGATGGGTTGACGCAGAAGCAGGTGCAGGATCTGGACTGGCGGAATCCGGCCTTCAAGTGGCGGCCTTAG